A genomic window from Terriglobia bacterium includes:
- a CDS encoding MoaD/ThiS family protein: MIRVVLPPHLRALARVRGEVELEVAGPATQRSVLDALEARYPMLRGTIREHITQQRRPFLRFFACEEDLSHELPDAPLPEAVASGAEPLLIVGAIAGG, translated from the coding sequence GTGATCCGAGTCGTGCTCCCGCCACATCTGCGAGCGCTGGCGCGCGTTCGCGGCGAAGTGGAGCTCGAGGTCGCGGGTCCGGCCACGCAGCGCTCGGTCCTGGACGCGCTCGAGGCCCGCTATCCGATGCTGCGCGGCACGATCCGCGAGCACATCACACAACAGCGCCGACCGTTCTTGCGGTTCTTTGCCTGCGAGGAGGATCTGTCCCATGAGCTGCCGGACGCCCCGCTGCCCGAAGCGGTCGCGTCGGGGGCGGAGCCCCTTCTCATCGTCGGGGCCATTGCCGGGGGCTAG